TCTAAAATCAGTCAAGATTTCACAATTAAATAAGAAGCAGCAtgttaaaaagcagcagctatGGCAGTATCTCCCACATCATCCATATACATGCTATAAATAAGAGCAGGATATTAAGATAAATAAGGTAAAATGCCCTTTTAACAGATCTGTGAGGATTTATAATAACCGGAATGAAGGATGTTCCTCAGATATCTTGTTTGTATTCATGATGCTTTTCCTGGATTGCCCAAAGACCAAAACAGTGATCTTAGCAGTAACGAGTACCTTGTTCAGTGTCTTCAAATTTGAATACTTGTGGGAAACTCTTTGCTAAACAAACCATAAAACTGGAGTTTAGAATTAACCGTAGAATCAGTTAAAAGACCCAGACTCAATAAGCAGCCAGCACAAAAAAAGTGTGGGGAGGAATTTAGCTCTCAGCAGTGTTCACTGATCGTATCTCCctggaaaaggagaacaaaggaTCCAGTAAAAGTTTGGGCTGGTGCATTTTAGAACACTCTGAGCTTATCATTAGCCAGGAGCAAGAGGCTCCACTCCACAAGAGAACACCATGATGTTCCACTGGTGCACAATCAGTCAGTGCTATGAATGAAACGGGGCGTCTGAGACAGAGCACAGCATCATAGCTTGGAAAcagcttcttccttctgctgcatgCCTTGCGTGTAGGTGACCTCTTGGCTCTCTTCATTTTTGCAGCTGAAACAAGacagttttattaaatatttgtaatGGTAATGAAGGAAAAGCACTGTTAGTTATTTGAGAAGTTCCATTACTCAAGCATGAAGTTATTTTCCTCTGAACTGGTGCAAATGCCAGAGTAGCTTATtgttacatttctttctggagaatGCATGCTGTGTGGCAGAGCCAGCACCAATCCCACAGTTATATGAGCTGCACAAAAGTTTGTCGTGTCAGTCTTTTTTTCCACCATTTGACTTTTGGTGTCCAGCAGTCTGGCTAAATGGCCTCTTGGCAGCGCAGATTGTTTCCCCTTAGATTGTGTGACCTTTGGGAGAGATTATCTCTAAAATGATTCCCCTCTCGTttcacttcttgtttttccatgaaaaaaagaagaaatggcaattggtgagctaaaaaaaattGCAAGTTTGTTGTCTAACCCATGTGTGTATCCTGTTTAGTTTGGAAAGGAGTCTCATTTCGTAACCATTTGTGGGAATAGCTGAACAGCAATGTGTTTTTGCCTTCTCCCTTGTACTCGCAtatttttccctatttcttgtctttgtatCTTTGAAGGATTTATGCAAGCATTGCTACAGTAGTTAACTGTGGTACTGTCAGTATCATGAACCGTGGGGCTATTTTTCACAAAAATCAGCCATTCCTCCAGTGGTGAAACAAACCCCTTAGATAGATCCCTCTTAATGCCTTAGGTAGGTCCCAAAATAGACATATTTTGCtggcaacaaaacagaactacTTTGAAGTGTGTGGTAGAGAAATAACATCTGCTGTGATTAAAAATCTTGAAGGAGGAGCTTATACATCCTAAAGATCAAATCATTGTAAAAATCGCTTTCAGACACAGAAGCACTTCCctgtattaggaaaaaaaaactgtttgcctttttttcctgtgatatAACAGCAGAACATCGTACCTTCTTCTCCTGCATAGGCAACAGGCTATTACAAGAAAGATGAGAACTCCCACAATGCAGGCTATCACGACAGAGACAAGCACACCTAGAAGAAAAGGGGAAGCACACAAAACAGTTGAACTCATTTACTTGAGAGGAGAAAGCTGATCTCTAATCTGTCATAACAACTTTTTTCCCACATCTGCAACTTTCCTGCCATATACTTGTATCACTTTTGCAGTCATGGAATGGATAAGTTTGCACAGATGTGTATAAGAAAGTCTCAGTCCCACAGCTGAGTCCATAGTCAGGATGTCAAATCAGACACCTGCCAGACTCACAAAACCAGCATGCAGCCAAAGGCTTAGCGTGTGTCTTTGGttccctggcacaggctgcccagggaagctgtaggtgccccaaaatggaggcattcaaggctgggctgaaaggagctgtgggcagcctgacctgtgGATGACAACAGGCCCAcagaagggggttggaacctgataatctttaaggtcccttccaattcaaatcatgatatgattctgtgatttgatgcTGTAACATATTAGAGAGCATAAGCAAAAATGAAGAGGTAAACCCAGGGAACAAAGGATTTGAtgcctgttgttttttgtgaCAGGACATTATTGAATGTGAGCAGTTGAAGAGAGATGTGCTTTGTCTTTGATAACGTTGATTAAAGGCACCTAGAAAGGTAAGAATGAAATCCAGATTGCAGTCTGAACAGCCGAGCGATCTCTTGTTTGCACTGAGTTGTTAAACACTGTCACTATAATCTCACTTTTGTTAAAGACCTTCATGTATAATTTTTACAGTAGAAGTATTTTTGCTATTTTGGCCTACCCTAACACCGTGAAGGTGAGATTTCTTCACtacattttcacatttcattcaCACactattttttatgttttatcaAATGACCGGTTGTCTCTGAGTAAAGGCAGTGCTACAGTGAAGATGCATCACGTGGGCAGCAAAACATAACACCAAATAGAaaattgcaaaacaaaagcttgtTGGTTAAAAAGAAGAGGTAGGGAACACTCAGGTTCGTGTTTTAGATTTCTGTCTGATGAGGACATCTTGGGAAATTGAGATAGGAAGCTTTTTAACAACACTGGACACCGATTCCTGCTTAATTTGTGAGCAGTGGAAGGTTTGAATctctagaggttccttccagcccctgcaattctgtgattctgtgaatgctgTAATAAATTTCAGCTGTGTGTATGTGGAGCTGATTTTATTGGAATAGGTTGCTAACAGGCAAAATAAATTCTAAGCATGCTTGAGTTTTGGTGAGCGATCCTTTAGGATTTGAGACATTTTGAATTTTAGTGCTTATTCATGGTGAGCGTGAGTTTAGATTTCAGTCATTGGCATCCAAACTTGGATGTTCTAATACTGGAGTTATTTGAGTTTGGgacacaaagcacagctcagtgGCTCCATCGTGTGGCATCTGCACTGTGATGAAGATAAGCAGCCCTCGGTCTTGACTCTGCAAAGGCAGAAATGTTGCTCTGAAGAAGTGCTTTTTGGTTGAGGTAGGAGTGTGCACAACAGTATTTCTTTCACACACTTCTGTAGTTGTCTGTCCCAAGCCGTGTTTCAGTGAGTGGCCTCTCCTTCCCTGTTCAACAGTAGTGCTCTGTTCCTGCCTGTGGTACCTCTGGCAGCATCAGGCTGGCATGCAGCAGCCAGGTGCACTTCAGCTGTGCGTTGGGggaaagctttgttttccttttgtttttcatttttgagttACGGGACTGCACCTGTGAGGGAGCTTTCATGGCTGGGGTAGGTGGAATGTGAGATTACAGGGATGATGGATACCTTTCTTGCAGTGGGTAGAACACTTCTGCTGTGGTTCACTGGTGGCCAATGAGCCTTTGTAATTATGTGTACTTAGACTGAATGGGGTTTCTATTAAAGTAGCACTGAGCAATGTCTTTTGTAGCCATAGAGACCTGTTATTGAGTGAGAACAATGGGGTGGACAATAACCCATATAACTCAGCCCTAGTAAGTTATGccaacattaagaaaaaactgaaaatgcttttgtagCAGGTGTCACGTCTGCATGGGAAGCAACAGTGTAGCTTAGTAGAGGAAGAGCCAAATCTTGGTTTTGGCTTTGGCAATGGTTCACTGCAGCAGTTTTGAAAATGTCACTTCTAGGTCAAATCTGATCCTATAGATGGACATAATAATGCTTATCCCGTTTCTGTGAAGTGTTTAGATCCCCAGATTAAGACCATGCTGTCTGATGTTCACTTATTCAGTAACTCGTTACTTTAAGAATTGAGTGTGGTTTACAGAGAAAGAGTAGACAGGTGCAGCTTAAGACCCAGATGGGAAACAGCATTTCTCATCCCTGTATCTATTATATATTGTTGTTGTGTAATGCTGTACAGTTGAGCTTTTAAATCAGCTCTTTCTCATAAAatgactgattttatttttttctttcacctatAACACTGGATCATACAATGTACAGTGTTGCAAGTTATTTTTGCTTGTCCAGTTTGAGTTTCTCTTGAGGACCTTTTCCAGTTCTCTATAAATACCCCAGGACAGCCTACTTGAAATGCAAAGCTGTGATTCCTTCTAAACTTGTCTGCAAAAAAGTTGGCCTGATATTACTGAGAACCAGAGATGTAACTGAGGGGAGAAGGCCAGCTCAGTTAAGCTGGCTGAAACCATTCAGCTGTAGAGAGCTAATTAGTGCTTGGAGTGGCAGAAGATAGCCCTGCTAAGCATGACGAGGCCGAACAGTCTGCCTCCCTTCATCTCCTTCCCTTTGATCGGGGTCAGAAGGGCTGCTTGGTATGGCTTGTCTGATAGCTGCTGTGAAACAAGACTTTGTATGTACTCTTTGGATGCCTTCACTCTTACATAGCTACCCATGCAGATGGGGGggttgaaaaaaaagaaagctaactGCAGGAGAGTGGAACTGTGATATTTCTGTGCTGGTACAGTGCAACAGGACTGCCACAGCAATATTTCATGTTATCCCAAAATGCTGCGTGCTATTTCTTTGCTTAGAAGGGTTTGTACAGCTTACCTTCACGGAAGGAGATAAAAACAAGTCTTTCACGAAACTCCTGAACGTTTCGGAAGTTATTGACCATTTCCAGGGGTTCTGGGTCATCACTCTCTGTGCAGTACATGGCTGTTTCCAGTGCCAGCAGCTATAAGGGAAAGCACACTGTTCAGCTCCCAGGAGCAGGAAAGATAATGCTGGTGTATCACTGACAGTCCATTGGAAATTATAGATGTCAAGCAGAAAGGGGTACATGAAATAATACTTGGAAGTTTATGGCCTGTGTGACTAAATAGAGAATAGTGTGTAAACAGTGGTGACATCTCTGAAACCTCTACCTGTACGTGTGTTTTATGTACTGAAAAAGTATAGGCTGATTAGTAATTAGCTGACAGGAGAATTGAATGGGAGGAAACGTTGTGGTCCTTTGCAGCACAGTCTAAATCCTAAGCAGTACCATTTCATGAAGGAGCTCAGCAAAGAGCTCGTGCTTTGGTAAAATGGTCTGGTACAGTGGATGAAGTTAAGAATTGACTCTCATCACAGGTAACACGTGGTGGTTATATCTCATATTAAAGATGATAATAACATTTTTAGTAAcagtttttccttgtgtttataATTAAATGAATTGGAAGATagtgtgtgcctccggtggcgcagcggtagaattcccgtttgcaacaccagggggcccgggttcgaatcccctgctgtggagcagggggtagaagtgccgctctgctacacagagggctcgaatcccgggagttggactcgatgatctctaaggtcccttccaactcgcacaatactatgatactatgatatgatatgatactatgatagtGATTACAAACTAATGTAATACATCAGTGTCCACTGAAAACGAAAAAGCTAATTAGATGAGAATAGAAGCCTTAAGTTGGAGAAAAGTCTGGGGATTCAGGTGTGACAAATAATACATCACAAGCTTTTTAGCAATGTTAACATCTACTCAATCCATCACGCCTAAGTTAGTCAGGATCAGAGCATGGAGGGACTTAGAGTTGAGGGTTCTGACATGAAGCCTTGACAAAAATGATCTGGTAGTGTCTCATGGAAGGACTCTCAGCAGGGAGCAAGTACACAGTAAGGATAAATGGATTTCACTTGATTGTGAGCTTTCAAGCTGTTACTATATCGATTGCTATTTGATTGGCTGCCCATTATTTTCACTGACTGCAGATGCTCAACCCATAGTGAATAGGGTATTGATTTAAGTCAGTTCTGTGACATGCACCCCACCTGAAGGGTTTTAGCAATGGTCACTTTCCAGTTCGATAAGAAAATAAGACATATCCATGAAAACAGAAGATCCATTTACTATTCCTTAATGAACATCAATCAGGACAATACGTGTTGTATTTAAACTTGCCTGCTCTTGTGAGATTGTAACGGGGTGCCGGAAGACTGTCCAGAGAACACTTGGGTAGCAAGGAGGAGTTGTCAGGGATCCTTCATAGCGATAGTACTCATCTGGCCTGTCAGGAAGCAGTTCCTGAACATTGAAACCGGGCACATGGACCATCTGATCTAAAACAGATCAGATCGTGTTAAATGCTGCATCGTTATTGTGTGGATGGTATAGTAGTGAAGTGATTCTGCTTTGCAGTGAGCAGGGTGCTTTATCTGATcactaggaaaagaaaagtaCTTTTTAGCAGAGATGATCCCAGTTTTACATAGGAAACCCAAAAGTCTGCATTTCCTATATACCAATCTTGTCTTAGATACCAGGTCAGAATTTTGTAAAATAACCTGTAGCCATGTTAACCAAACAACAGCTGGTGCAGGAAGGAAGGGCCACATGGGTTTGTGTGTCTTGCTAGCTATACACTCTCCAGAGTAACGCATTGAATATTCAAAGTCTCTCAGCTTATAGCTGCTTCGCATGGGGCTGCCAGACTGTTTCTGCAGCTGGTTCAGCCTATCACAGGGTACCTCTCCAATACTTCATTACAGCCACTCACCCTTATATTTCACATTCCGGAAGTGCCTGAAGATCTTTTCATAGGATGGGTTGAAGGGTCCAATCTGTAATGAGCAGACTGTTAACAACCATGCAGGTCTTTGTGCTTCTGCACACAGCATTAAGCAGTGTTTGACGAACTCTGTCCTAAGGAAACTGTGTACACCATCcagatttaaattaaatagaatTACTCTTTGCAACTGAAATATCAAGTACTATTCCCAATAAGGCTTTTAGTCTCTCTGTGGCTATTAAAGGTGCTTTGTTACACTCATGTCTTAACTGCAGCGTAGACCTTTTGCACACACTTGAAAGGCTGAGTTGTTTTGCTTGTTCGGCCTGCAGCACAAAGGAGGAGTAGCCATTTCCTCTGAGAACATCAGTAGACAGAAGTTCTCAACTGACAGGCTGTGCAGCTCGACTGCTGCTTTCTAGTCCAAGCCACATCTTTCCACCCACAAGCATTTCTCAGTCCAGTGCTCCTCATAGACCACAAAGATGAAGAATGAACTGTTGGGTAATGCAGGCCACTGGCAGGGGCAATAACTCCGCTAGTGCTACCAGCGGCTTTTTGGTTTAATAGTCATCAATTCTTCGGTGCTTAGCAACTCCTCTGACAGCAGACCTGGTAGGCTGGTGTCCTTAGCTGAACTGTAAAAGCCGCTGGCTGCCTGAAAGGTTTTCAAGGCCTAATCACCAGAATTAACAACATTCCTGTATTTGATTTTGAACACCATtatttggagggaaaaaaataacagaatccCCAGCATAAATACAGAGTCAATACTCTGAAGTTTTTCACAGTTGCAGCTTCCAAATGAACTGAGATGTAGCACAATTATTGTCCAGTTCTTAGAACTGCTAGGAAGTGAGGTGGGCTAATAGTCACTTGAATTAGAGCTTGGTCTGTGGACATTGTCACTTTGTCAGTGAAGTGTAGAAGTATTTTCAGACTGTGAGTGAAGGATTTTTTATAACGGCAGAAAATCCCCACAATTAAAAATTGTCTTGATAGTTCAGCTTATTCTATTAATTAAGGCTTTTAATTCTCAAGGAAATATAGATTTGCATATATACAAGCTTTTCAGAATTGTTTCTTAACATCATTATTACCTTTAATTGCCCATATGTGTGGCCTCAGAGGGGAATATAGGAAACTTGTCCTGTCATctaaaaaaaagcactgaatttaCTTGTTTGTAGTTTTGTATTGCTGCTGTAATCAAATACATCATTCAAATATTCTTAGAATCTTGCAGCCTGAAAACAATGATCACATCCCAGTTATCTTAAGTTGCCAAAGGAAGAGTTGTGTGTATGTTTCTGCTGGGCTGACGCTGCTTTGTCCTAAAGTAAGAAGTGCTGAGTAAGCAGGTTTGAAATTCACAGTTGCCAGTTGTTTGATAAGCTATACCAATACTTAGCTTGTAAACTAATGCACAAAATTGATTTAACAATTGAAGTGAATTTACTGGAAAACATGAAACTGGAACAACTCTTTTTTTTACCATTAGCACCTGTTTACATATATGCTGGTGGAATCTGGCCCTTCgtagtgaaacagaaaaagaggaacaCTTGTTCAGCTGCAGTATTGTGAAGTAAcctaagtgttttttttttaagctctctATGGACTTAATTATTGAAAGcatgtttaaaaagaagaaaacaccacCCCCAGCCTTGTGTCGTACCTCTAGAAGAATAGCCAAAACTGCCAGTCCGTTTGCTTTGTCCATTGCTGCTGTTATATCTGGATATTTCTCAGAGTTATAATGTACAATGTGCAcctacagagaaggaaaaatgtttttgtgataACGCCCTGGGCATggtaatgttttttatttcacaaCTGAAAAAGATGATTGCAGCCATCTCAAGCTAACAACAGTAGAACAGCAATCTTCAGTGGTTTCTGGGCATAGTGCTGAGATCCTTTATGGACAAAAGCAAAAGGTTTGAAATACCCATCCCCAGCTTCCCTCTGGCTGTTATCCCTCCTGTCTGTATGACTGGGGAGCAAAAAGAATGATTGTTTCATCTTCAAGGCACCTTGTTTGTAGTACCAGCACTGGTTAATGTTTCTGGAAAAGCCCAGTGTTTCTTTAGATCACTTTGC
This window of the Excalfactoria chinensis isolate bCotChi1 chromosome 10, bCotChi1.hap2, whole genome shotgun sequence genome carries:
- the CA12 gene encoding carbonic anhydrase 12, coding for MSVKSCNRAIVTAVLIFFLKIQLSVPASLNGSKWSYIGPDGENTWPKKYPFCGGVFQSPIDFHKDILQYDSNLSPLEFIGYNVSSTDQFTLTNNGHSVKMHLSPTMHIRNLPFEYTASQLHLHWGNRNKSEGSEHTVSGKHFAAEVHIVHYNSEKYPDITAAMDKANGLAVLAILLEIGPFNPSYEKIFRHFRNVKYKDQMVHVPGFNVQELLPDRPDEYYRYEGSLTTPPCYPSVLWTVFRHPVTISQEQLLALETAMYCTESDDPEPLEMVNNFRNVQEFRERLVFISFREGVLVSVVIACIVGVLIFLVIACCLCRRRSCKNEESQEVTYTQGMQQKEEAVSKL